Proteins from a single region of Palaemon carinicauda isolate YSFRI2023 chromosome 1, ASM3689809v2, whole genome shotgun sequence:
- the LOC137639966 gene encoding mediator of DNA damage checkpoint protein 1-like: MTNDQDKMLTKAITQNWTIRVKQHRPLFILDTLLPGNVTHDTYGQQEVEKQPKTVSDGFMRHLQKTQIPFLLFRLAVVCCTLCISVTALQHHSSYRLVIGDGGYARILKPAPSLTDLTLAAWVNITQFPYGVAPILTAVSPEADSQVAFFLRHDGLGVLWGGPLPVQPYETDHVDRHPRTQWTQKEQPHQKRQRRDAVDYSVGLGDIENIMADSRKGRSFDTWTPYSFVDVDTMGVADLEASPSGLNDNLHLLKTRDGFSRSESYNDWTVVPYELTMQESDPYDLHLKESEPRIITEPSGDDDFVLFNWNVPPPPKPSIPQSPNEWSPMWHNDQESKGVADQEETKHTSTEKIDRANNVRWSSQVTEVKLGPNHWNPYGIRGTTFTSQRPKQQPPITTTLRPTTTTHRKPTAWPARTTTPWPTSKPSESRLSVQRLTTSQSTLRWRATQPPTTPTPPPSPAIHHDRHELKSSTQNILRGTTTRRPHSGEQNKPRQTPSISRQSTRMPLWKLINQPNSQQPSLSHHKNETTTLPPTTTTAAPQTTPTTTTTTKTTVTTTPKQIIRTTTRKSLPQTTTIRTTTSRPRPVSVIRFTSSQREPTEKPQVTGLKSKVSVWSTAEDVFKNKEQNHHEKWSDKSYGTANTVNKHKAVQIRPQHIEEFKRAMEGQPAIKDGNTAVVYSVPITNVDAFNAMYEHYQAQSAPEPPKTTKAPFILKDETFVVHEEETNENQLGENNLHFTDSLPYEFPNGPEDVFEETVAPAIITEEKAVLIPTEEPLPPTPSRSDIPIKEEEEEEESSPSRPTSDKPIVQYVPPITKHEDVLEEAATNYSPSVIKLTEENSQHFHKQPIVIVAKEQDNWDAHEVTSEIPATVTSKTTLTPEITTKIYKQNVVTSTLPGVSEPATAETSLRNSGYKPTIPPIINFSADTVGTDKPPVINELNPSLQGNPVLPISAKPTTDAIPITTTQRTIHIKTNAHSNPPKSQSSGDNAPLQPSSEADNPSLQSNNFAVFHISEDDIPYYPEERIPPSEVVLSVDEIYQPEGILVTQEEIRPVSHYQEPTHLYHQQLPPEYKYEAAPRPIAYGGPVNQAAEPKTGESENVQYSADPQTLIEQGLLPQPVHYVSSKEEADIWMQSQYEQEPKGEERVFAVDSSANVDAVSEISTPDLENPSSASDNFHFKKLPFEFLENQWYHIAFTWSSKDHQVGVYINGELTGTLTNVLSGQNVLEGGGLTILGQTLLPDLTDFDPTSQFIGEISDINLWGQRLGPDAVKALNQCRTDISVSPVLNWQELSMRFYSDVTTHENNILCGA; this comes from the coding sequence AAAACTCAAATCCCCTTCCTTCTTTTCAGGTTGGCAGTGGTGTGCTGCACCCTGTGCATAAGTGTCACAGCTTTGCAGCATCATTCATCATATCGCCTAGTTATTGGAGATGGAGGTTACGCCCGTATTCTCAAACCAGCACCTTCTCTAACCGACCTTACTTTGGCTGCCTGGGTCAACATTACACAGTTCCCGTATGGGGTTGCACCAATTCTAACAGCTGTGTCGCCAGAAGCAGACAGCCAAGTGGCTTTTTTCCTAAGACATGATGGATTGGGTGTACTGTGGGGAGGACCACTTCCTGTTCAACCATACGAAACGGACCATGTAGATCGCCACCCACGAACACAGTGGACACAAAAGGAGCAACCCCACCAGAAGAGGCAACGAAGAGACGCAGTCGACTACAGTGTTGGACTTGGAGACATAGAAAATATAATGGCAGATTCCCGCAAAGGTCGCTCTTTTGATACATGGACACCATACAGTTTTGTTGATGTAGATACAATGGGTGTGGCAGACCTAGAGGCTTCTCCATCCGGGTTGAATGATAACCTTCATCTCCTTAAAACTCGAGATGGCTTTTCAAGATCAGAATCTTATAATGATTGGACAGTGGTTCCTTATGAACTAACAATGCAAGAAAGTGATCCATATGACTTGCACTTAAAAGAATCAGAACCAAGGATAATCACCGAGCCTTCAGGTGACGACGACTTTGTACTCTTCAACTGGAATGTTCCCCCGCCACCAAAGCCCTCAATACCACAGTCACCAAATGAGTGGTCCCCAATGTGGCACAACGACCAAGAATCCAAAGGTGTGGCTGACCAAGAAGAAACTAAGCATACATCGACTGAGAAAATTGATAGGGCAAATAACGTGAGATGGTCCTCCCAAGTGACCGAGGTAAAACTTGGACCCAACCACTGGAATCCATATGGAATCAGAGGAACAACCTTCACAAGCCAAAGACCTAAGCAGCAACCTCCAATAACTACAACACTTCGCCCCACTACAACTACACATAGAAAACCAACTGCTTGGCCAGCAAGAACCACTACACCTTGGCCAACAAGCAAGCCTAGTGAATCACGTCTCTCAGTACAAAGATTGACAACATCTCAGTCAACTTTAAGATGGAGGGCAACACAGCCCCCAACAACCCCCACCCCACCTCCTTCACCAGCAATTCACCATGACAGGCACGAGCTTAAATCTAGTACACAAAACATACTAAGAGGTACCACCACAAGAAGACCACATAGCGGAGAGCAAAACAAACCACGTCAAACCCCTTCAATATCAAGGCAATCGACTCGTATGCCTTTGTGGAAACTCATAAACCAACCTAATTCTCAACAACCTTCTTTATCTCATCATAAAAACGAAACAACCACCTTACCACCAACAACCACAACAGCTGCTCCACAAACAACAcccacaacaacaactacaacaaaaaccACAGTAACAACAACACCGAAACAAATAATAAGGACTACAACAAGAAAAAGCCTGCCGCAAACCACAACAATAAGAACTACTACTTCAAGACCAAGACCTGTTTCTGTTATTCGTTTTACATCATCACAGAGGGAGCCAACAGAAAAGCCTCAGGTAACAGGACTAAAATCGAAAGTATCTGTTTGGTCAACAGCTGAAGATGTTTTTAAAAACAAGGAGCAAAATCATCATGAAAAATGGAGTGACAAATCATATGGGACTGCAAATACTGTAAATAAACACAAAGCAGTACAAATCAGACCTCAGCATATAGAAGAATTCAAACGTGCAATGGAAGGACAACCTGCAATCAAAGATGGAAATACAGCAGTTGTCTACTCTGTACCAATCACAAATGTTGATGCATTTAATGCTATGTATGAACATTACCAAGCACAGTCAGCCCCAGAACCCCCTAAAACAACAAAGGCTCCCTTTATCCTGAAGGATGAAACTTTTGTAGTCCATGAAGAAGAGACAAATGAAAATCAACTGGGAGAAAATAATCTGCATTTCACTGATAGTCTTCCATACGAGTTCCCAAATGGACCAGAAGATGTCTTTGAGGAGACTGTGGCTCCTGCCATTATAACAGAAGAGAAAGCTGTACTTATTCCAACTGAGGAACCTCTACCACCTACTCCTTCTAGAAGTGATATACCtatcaaagaagaggaagaagaagaagagtcatcCCCCTCTCGACCTACCAGTGATAAACCAATTGTACAGTATGTTCCACCAATTACAAAACACGAGGATGTACTTGAAGAGGCAGCTACCAACTACTCCCCTTCTGTCATCAAACTCACTGAGGAAAATTCTCAACATTTTCATAAACAACCAATTGTTATAGTTGCTAAAGAACAGGACAATTGGGATGCACATGAAGTCACCTCTGAAATCCCTGCAACAGTGACATCAAAAACTACTCTAACACCTGAAATTACTACCAAGATCTACAAACAAAATGTTGTTACTAGTACTTTGCCAGGTGTTTCAGAACCAGCAACAGCCGAAACTTCCCTACGCAACTCGGGATACAAACCAACTATCCCGCCAATTATAAATTTCTCAGCAGACACTGTAGGAACAGACAAACCACCAGTAATAAATGAACTTAATCCATCTCTACAAGGAAATCCTGTACTGCCAATTTCTGCAAAACCAACAACAGATGCAATCCCTATTACTACAACACAGAGAACAATTCATATCAAAACTAATGCTCACTCCAACCCACCAAAAAGTCAGTCATCAGGAGATAATGCCCCACTACAACCTTCATCTGAAGCAGATAACCCTTCACTACAATCCAACAACTTTGCAGTATTCCATATATCTGAAGATGACATCCCCTATTATCCCGAAGAAAGGATACCACCATCTGAAGTAGTGTTGTCAGTTGATGAGATATATCAACCCGAAGGTATTCTAGTAACACAAGAGGAAATCCGTCCTGTGTCCCATTACCAAGAACCCACTCATCTCTATCATCAACAATTACCACCAGAGTATAAATATGAAGCTGCCCCTCGTCCAATTGCTTACGGAGGGCCTGTTAACCAAGCAGCAGAACCCAAAACTGGGGAATCTGAGAATGTACAATACAGTGCTGACCCACAAACTTTGATAGAGCAAGGATTATTACCCCAGCCAGTGCACTATGTGAGTTCAAAAGAGGAAGCCGACATATGGATGCAAAGTCAATATGAGCAAGAGCCCAAAGGAGAAGAGCGTGTTTTTGCGGTTGATTCTAGTGCTAATGTGGATGCCGTATCGGAAATATCTACTCCTGATCTAGAAAATCCCTCTTCTGCAAGTGATAACTTCCACTTTAAAAAATTACCTTTTGAATTTTTAGAAAATCAATGGTACCACATTGCTTTTACTTGGAGTAGTAAGGATCACCAAGTTGGAGTTTATATCAATGGAGAACTTACAGGGACACTAACCAATGTCCTTTCTGGTCAAAATGTTCTTGAAGGTGGCGGATTAACAATCCTAGGTCAAACTCTCCTACCTGACCTGACTGACTTTGACCCCACATCACAGTTCATTGGCGAAATAAGCGACATCAACTTATGGGGACAGCGACTAGGACCCGATGCGGTGAAAGCACTCAATCAATGTAGAACAGATATCTCAGTTTCTCCTGTCTTGAATTGGCAAGAGCTTTCCATGCGGTTTTACAGTGACGTTACCACCCATGAAAACAACATTTTATGTGGAGCATGA